In one window of Pseudomonas chlororaphis subsp. chlororaphis DNA:
- a CDS encoding class II aldolase/adducin family protein gives MSLSSVQSTSSVKDQVSTAEWQTRVDLAACYRLVAMHGWDDLIFTHISAKVPGTEDFLINPFGLMFHEITASSLVKVDQAGNKLMDSPYEINPAGYTIHSAVHEVRHDVACVLHTHTAAGVAVSAQQQGVLPISQQSLFVLSSLAYHAYEGVALNHEEKARLQADLGDSNFLMLHNHGLLTCGGTIADTFLMMFTFQRACEIQVLAQNGAAQLIAIEPQILAGAKAMIAGVTKSAQGMGGALAWPALLRKLDKQDAGYKL, from the coding sequence GTGAGCCTATCCTCCGTTCAATCGACATCGAGTGTGAAAGACCAGGTCAGCACCGCCGAATGGCAAACCCGCGTCGACCTGGCCGCCTGCTACCGCCTGGTGGCGATGCATGGCTGGGACGATCTGATCTTCACCCACATCTCCGCCAAGGTCCCTGGCACCGAAGATTTCCTGATCAACCCGTTCGGCCTGATGTTCCATGAGATCACCGCCTCCAGCCTGGTGAAGGTCGACCAGGCCGGCAACAAGCTGATGGACAGCCCCTACGAGATCAACCCCGCCGGCTACACCATCCACAGCGCCGTGCACGAAGTGCGGCACGATGTTGCCTGCGTGCTGCACACCCATACCGCGGCCGGGGTCGCGGTGTCCGCGCAGCAGCAGGGGGTGTTGCCCATCAGCCAGCAATCGCTGTTCGTGCTGTCGAGCCTGGCCTATCACGCCTATGAGGGCGTGGCCCTGAACCACGAGGAAAAGGCCCGGCTGCAGGCCGACCTCGGCGACAGCAATTTCCTGATGCTGCACAACCACGGTCTGCTGACCTGTGGCGGCACCATCGCCGACACCTTCCTGATGATGTTCACCTTCCAGCGCGCCTGCGAGATCCAGGTGCTGGCGCAGAACGGTGCGGCGCAACTGATCGCCATCGAGCCGCAGATTCTGGCCGGGGCCAAGGCGATGATCGCCGGGGTCACCAAAAGCGCTCAAGGCATGGGCGGCGCGCTGGCATGGCCGGCACTGCTGCGCAAACTCGATAAACAAGACGCGGGTTATAAACTCTGA
- a CDS encoding alpha/beta fold hydrolase, giving the protein MPMAEIPLCVWRKRGHSFAFRGHAIRYWTAGQGEPLLLIHGFPTAAWDWHYLWQPLAQRYRVIACDMLGFGDSAKPRDHEYSLLEQADLQQALLEHLGVDSPVHLLAHDYGDSVAQEMLARHYEERCDMASCVFLNGGLFPETHRPVLTQKLLLSPLGWMLGRAFSREGLAKSFSQIFGPQTRPSESVLDDFWSLVEANNGPRILHKLIGYIPERRVQRDRWVSAMQRGEVPLRVIDGAVDPISGAHMVERYCQLIPAPDTVLLAGIGHYPQTEAPVQVLKHYLAFRESLEFPPRKLACS; this is encoded by the coding sequence ATGCCTATGGCCGAGATTCCTCTGTGCGTGTGGCGCAAGCGCGGACATAGCTTCGCGTTTCGCGGCCATGCCATTCGCTACTGGACCGCGGGGCAGGGCGAGCCACTGCTGCTGATCCATGGTTTTCCCACCGCCGCCTGGGACTGGCATTACCTGTGGCAGCCCCTGGCGCAGCGCTATCGGGTGATCGCTTGCGACATGCTGGGGTTTGGCGATTCGGCCAAGCCGCGGGACCACGAGTACAGCCTGCTGGAACAGGCGGACCTGCAGCAGGCCTTGCTCGAGCATCTGGGGGTCGATAGCCCCGTGCATCTGCTGGCCCACGACTATGGCGACAGCGTCGCCCAGGAAATGCTCGCCCGGCACTACGAAGAGCGTTGCGACATGGCCAGCTGTGTGTTTCTCAACGGCGGCCTGTTCCCGGAAACCCATCGCCCGGTGCTGACGCAGAAGTTGCTACTCAGCCCGCTGGGCTGGATGCTCGGCCGCGCCTTCAGCCGTGAGGGCCTGGCCAAGAGTTTCAGCCAGATTTTCGGCCCGCAGACCCGGCCCAGCGAAAGCGTGCTGGATGACTTCTGGAGCCTGGTGGAGGCCAATAACGGACCGCGGATCCTGCACAAGTTGATCGGCTACATTCCCGAGCGCCGGGTGCAGCGCGACCGCTGGGTGAGTGCGATGCAGCGCGGCGAGGTGCCGCTACGGGTGATCGACGGCGCGGTGGATCCGATTTCCGGGGCGCACATGGTCGAGCGCTACTGCCAACTGATCCCCGCACCGGATACCGTGCTGCTGGCCGGGATCGGTCACTACCCGCAGACCGAGGCCCCGGTCCAGGTGCTCAAGCATTATCTGGCCTTTCGCGAAAGCCTGGAGTTTCCACCGCGAAAACTGGCCTGCTCCTGA
- a CDS encoding SDR family oxidoreductase: MSESVRFENKVVIVTGAGGGLGQAHALLFARHGAKVLVNDLGGSTQGEGANASAADRVVAQIREAGGIAEANHDSVTDGDKIVQNALDAFGRVDVVVNNAGILRDKTFHKMEDADWDLVYRVHVEGAYKVTRAAWPHMREQGYGRVIFTASTSGIYGNFGQSNYGMAKLGLYGLTRTLAIEGRKNNILVNAIAPTGGTRMTEGLIPPQVFEQLKPELVSPLVVYLGSENCQETSGLFEVGGGWMGKVRWERSLGLGFDPREGFSPEDVAAHWQQICDFEGAAHPKDNIEALKEMMQNLQKYAI, translated from the coding sequence ATGAGTGAGTCTGTGCGCTTCGAGAATAAAGTCGTGATCGTCACCGGTGCCGGCGGCGGTCTGGGGCAGGCTCATGCATTGCTGTTCGCCCGGCACGGGGCGAAGGTCCTGGTCAACGACCTGGGCGGTTCGACCCAGGGCGAGGGCGCCAATGCCTCGGCGGCCGACCGGGTGGTGGCGCAGATTCGCGAAGCCGGCGGCATCGCCGAGGCCAACCACGATTCGGTGACCGACGGCGACAAGATCGTGCAGAACGCCCTGGATGCCTTCGGCCGGGTGGATGTGGTGGTGAACAACGCCGGCATCCTGCGCGACAAGACCTTCCACAAGATGGAAGACGCCGATTGGGACCTGGTGTACCGCGTCCATGTCGAAGGCGCCTACAAGGTGACCCGCGCCGCCTGGCCGCACATGCGCGAGCAGGGTTATGGCCGGGTGATCTTCACCGCGTCCACGTCCGGCATCTACGGCAACTTCGGCCAGTCCAACTACGGCATGGCCAAGCTCGGCCTCTACGGCCTGACCCGCACCCTGGCCATCGAAGGTCGCAAGAACAACATCCTGGTCAACGCCATCGCGCCAACCGGCGGCACGCGGATGACCGAAGGGCTGATCCCGCCCCAGGTGTTCGAGCAACTCAAGCCGGAGCTGGTCAGCCCGCTGGTGGTGTACCTGGGCAGCGAGAATTGCCAGGAGACCTCCGGCCTGTTCGAGGTCGGTGGTGGCTGGATGGGCAAGGTGCGCTGGGAGCGCAGCCTGGGCCTGGGCTTCGATCCGCGTGAAGGTTTTTCCCCCGAAGATGTCGCCGCCCACTGGCAGCAGATCTGCGACTTCGAGGGCGCGGCGCACCCCAAGGACAACATCGAAGCCTTGAAAGAGATGATGCAGAACCTGCAGAAATACGCGATCTGA
- a CDS encoding DUF1302 domain-containing protein gives MTRTTMRAIFTPRALAVAVALGGCAQAQAVSFNIGEIEGQFDSSLSIGASWGMRDADKDLVGVSNGGRGQSSTGDDGRLNFKKGETFSKIFKGIHDLELKYGDTGVFVRGKYWYDFELKDEDREFKPISDHNRKEGAKSSGGQILDAFIYHNYSIADLPGTVRAGKQVVSWGESTFIGNSINSINPIDVSAFRRPGAEIKEGLIPVNMLFASQGLTDQLTVEGFYQLEWDQTVVDNCGTFFGNDVVADGCTTGYTVGSPAIRPLQPIAAAFGQGFTVAPEGVVIGRAGDRDARDSGQWGTALRWLGDDTEYGLYFMNYHARTPTVGTITAGSSTLASIPGIVSTANRIAPGTGSALAQSVMLGRGQYYLEYPEDIRLYGASFSTTLPTGTAWTGEISYRPNAPVQINTNDLTLALVNPIAGGLASPVRTSAGADNTGYRRKEITQVQSTLTQFFDQVLGADRLTLVGEAAIVHVGGLESKSQLRYGRDSVYGQYGFGGDTDGFVTATSWGYRARAILDYNNLIAGINLKPNLSWSHDVNGYGPNGLFNEGAKAVSLGVDADYRNTYTASLSYTDFFGGDYNTLKDRDFLALSFGVNF, from the coding sequence ATGACAAGAACAACAATGCGCGCCATCTTCACACCGCGGGCGCTGGCCGTCGCGGTGGCCTTGGGGGGCTGCGCCCAGGCGCAGGCCGTTTCATTCAACATCGGGGAGATCGAGGGGCAGTTCGATTCTTCGCTGTCCATCGGCGCCAGCTGGGGCATGCGCGATGCCGACAAGGACCTGGTGGGTGTGTCCAACGGCGGTCGCGGGCAGTCTTCCACCGGCGACGACGGGCGTCTGAATTTCAAGAAGGGCGAGACCTTTTCGAAGATCTTCAAGGGCATCCATGACCTTGAACTGAAGTACGGCGACACCGGCGTCTTCGTCCGTGGCAAATACTGGTACGACTTCGAACTCAAGGACGAGGACCGCGAGTTCAAGCCCATCAGCGACCACAACCGCAAGGAGGGCGCCAAGTCGTCCGGCGGGCAGATCCTCGATGCCTTCATCTATCACAACTACTCCATCGCCGACCTGCCGGGCACCGTGCGCGCCGGCAAGCAGGTGGTCAGCTGGGGCGAAAGCACCTTCATCGGCAACTCGATCAACAGCATCAACCCGATCGACGTCTCGGCGTTTCGACGCCCGGGTGCCGAGATCAAGGAAGGCCTGATCCCGGTGAACATGCTGTTCGCTTCCCAGGGCCTGACCGACCAGTTGACCGTGGAAGGTTTCTATCAGCTGGAGTGGGACCAGACCGTGGTCGACAACTGCGGCACCTTCTTCGGCAACGACGTGGTGGCGGACGGCTGCACCACTGGCTACACCGTCGGCAGCCCGGCGATCCGCCCGCTGCAACCGATTGCCGCGGCGTTCGGCCAGGGCTTCACCGTGGCCCCCGAAGGCGTGGTGATCGGCCGCGCCGGCGACCGCGATGCCCGCGACTCCGGGCAGTGGGGCACCGCCTTGCGCTGGCTGGGCGACGACACCGAGTACGGCCTGTACTTCATGAACTACCACGCGCGTACCCCGACGGTTGGCACCATCACCGCCGGGAGCAGCACCCTGGCGAGCATCCCGGGGATCGTCAGCACCGCCAACCGTATCGCCCCGGGCACCGGTTCGGCCCTGGCCCAGAGCGTGATGCTCGGGCGCGGCCAGTACTACCTCGAGTACCCGGAAGACATCCGCCTGTACGGCGCCAGCTTCTCCACCACGCTGCCCACCGGCACCGCCTGGACCGGCGAGATCAGCTACCGGCCCAACGCCCCGGTGCAGATCAACACCAACGACCTGACCCTGGCCCTGGTCAACCCCATCGCCGGTGGCCTGGCGTCGCCGGTGCGGACCTCGGCGGGCGCCGACAACACCGGTTACCGGCGCAAGGAAATCACCCAGGTCCAGAGCACCCTGACCCAGTTCTTCGACCAGGTGCTGGGTGCCGACCGCCTGACCCTGGTGGGCGAGGCGGCGATCGTGCATGTCGGTGGCCTGGAGTCGAAAAGCCAGCTGCGCTACGGCCGCGATTCGGTCTACGGCCAGTACGGTTTCGGTGGCGATACCGACGGTTTCGTCACCGCCACGTCCTGGGGTTATCGCGCCCGGGCGATCCTCGATTACAACAACCTGATCGCCGGGATCAACCTCAAGCCCAACCTGTCCTGGTCCCACGACGTCAATGGCTACGGGCCCAATGGCCTGTTCAACGAAGGCGCCAAGGCGGTGAGCCTCGGGGTCGATGCTGACTACCGCAACACCTACACCGCCAGCCTCAGTTACACCGACTTTTTCGGCGGTGACTACAACACCCTCAAAGACCGCGACTTCCTCGCGTTGAGCTTCGGCGTGAACTTCTGA
- a CDS encoding DUF1329 domain-containing protein — MRKTILQCGALALTLLAVNVMAAVTPQEADKLGTSLTPLGAEKAGNADGSIPAWTGGIGKNAGAVDAKGFLADPFASEKPLFTITAATVDKYKDKLSDGQVAMFKRYPQTYKIPVYPTHRTVGLPADIYESAKRSALTVTSINEGNGLANFTGNRYYAFPIPKTGVEVLWNHVTRYHGGNLRRIITQATPQTNGSYTPIRFEEEVAVPQQIPDLDPEKGANVLTFFKQAVTAPARLAGNVLLVHETLDQVKEPRLAWIYNAGQRRVRRAPQVAYDGPGTAADGLRTSDNFDMFSGAPDRYDWKLVGKKEMYIPYNSYKLDSPSLKYDDIIKAGHINQDLTRYELHRVWEVVGTLKPSERHIYAKRHMYIDEDSWQVALVDHYDGRGQLWRVAEGHAQFYYNAQVPAYTLEALYDIIAGRYLALGMKNEEKHSFEFGFAAKAADYTPAALRATGVR, encoded by the coding sequence ATGCGCAAGACGATTTTGCAATGCGGTGCCCTGGCCTTGACCCTGCTGGCGGTCAACGTGATGGCGGCGGTCACCCCGCAGGAAGCGGACAAGCTCGGCACCAGCCTGACCCCGCTCGGCGCGGAAAAGGCCGGCAATGCCGACGGCTCGATCCCGGCCTGGACCGGCGGCATCGGCAAGAACGCCGGGGCGGTGGATGCCAAGGGCTTCCTCGCCGACCCGTTCGCCAGCGAGAAGCCGCTGTTCACCATCACCGCGGCCACTGTCGACAAGTACAAGGACAAGCTCTCCGATGGCCAGGTGGCGATGTTCAAGCGCTACCCGCAAACCTACAAGATCCCGGTCTACCCGACCCACCGCACGGTCGGCCTGCCGGCGGACATCTACGAGTCGGCCAAGCGCAGCGCGCTGACCGTCACCTCGATCAACGAAGGCAACGGCCTGGCCAATTTCACCGGCAACCGCTACTACGCCTTCCCGATTCCGAAGACCGGCGTGGAAGTGCTGTGGAACCACGTCACCCGTTATCACGGCGGCAACCTGCGCCGGATCATCACCCAGGCCACGCCGCAGACCAACGGCAGCTACACACCGATCCGCTTCGAGGAAGAGGTGGCGGTGCCGCAGCAGATCCCCGACCTGGACCCGGAGAAAGGCGCCAACGTGCTGACCTTCTTCAAGCAGGCGGTGACCGCTCCAGCGCGCTTGGCCGGTAACGTGCTGCTGGTGCACGAAACCCTCGACCAGGTGAAGGAACCGCGCCTGGCGTGGATCTACAACGCCGGCCAGCGCCGTGTGCGTCGCGCCCCGCAAGTGGCCTACGACGGGCCGGGCACCGCCGCCGACGGCCTGCGCACCTCGGACAACTTCGACATGTTCTCCGGCGCGCCGGACCGCTACGACTGGAAGCTGGTGGGCAAGAAGGAGATGTACATCCCCTACAACAGCTACAAGCTGGATTCGCCGAGCCTCAAGTACGACGACATCATCAAGGCCGGGCATATCAACCAGGACCTGACCCGCTACGAGCTGCACCGGGTCTGGGAAGTGGTCGGCACGCTCAAGCCGAGCGAGCGGCATATCTACGCCAAGCGCCACATGTACATCGACGAGGACAGCTGGCAGGTGGCGCTGGTGGACCACTACGACGGGCGTGGCCAGCTGTGGCGGGTGGCCGAAGGGCATGCGCAGTTCTATTACAACGCCCAGGTGCCGGCCTACACCCTCGAAGCGCTGTACGACATCATCGCCGGGCGCTACCTCGCCCTGGGGATGAAGAACGAAGAGAAGCACAGCTTCGAGTTCGGTTTCGCTGCCAAGGCCGCCGACTACACCCCGGCCGCCCTGCGCGCAACCGGCGTCCGGTAA